Proteins from a genomic interval of Gossypium hirsutum isolate 1008001.06 chromosome A09, Gossypium_hirsutum_v2.1, whole genome shotgun sequence:
- the LOC107889486 gene encoding carbon catabolite repressor protein 4 homolog 1 has translation MLSVLRVHLPSDIPIVGCELTPYLLLRRPDKTVTTDDVPESAPLDGHFLRYKWYRIQSDRKVAVCSVHPSEQATLQCLGCVKAKIPVAKSYHCSPKCFSDAWQHHRVLHDHAASSVNENGNEEEEIFGRFNSTGSGVVNATLTGSASSASLTNGSTSLYPAAVTQRSGGETWFEVGRSKTYTPSADDIGHVLKFECVVVDMEMKLPVGHPNTILTSRVIPAPSPIPRRLIPVSGTDTMGQLDSDGRISSSGTFTVLSYNILSDTYASSELYSYCPSWALSWPYRRQNLLREIVGYRADIVCLQEVQNDHFEEFFAPELDKHGYQALYKRKTNEVYGGNIHTIDGCATFFRRDRFSHVKKYEVEFNKAAQSLTEVAVQTTQKKAALNRLVKDNVALIVVLEAKFSNQGADNPGKRQLLCVANTHVNVPPELKDVKIWQVHTLLKGLEKIAASADIPMLVCGDFNSVPGSAPHSLLAMGKVDPLHPELLVDPLAILRPHSKLTHQLPLVSAYSPFARGVGLGLEHQRRKMDITTNEPLLTNCTRDFIGTLDYIFYTADSLTVEALLELLDEDSLRKDTALPSPEWSSDHIALLAEFRFQTRPRR, from the exons ATGCTGAGCGTGCTACGGGTGCACCTCCCTTCTGATATACCAATTGTTGGCTGCGAGCTCACGCCTTACTTGCTTTTACGCAGACCCGACAAGACCGTTACCACCGATGACGTGCCTGAGTCGGCCCCTCTTGATGGTCATTTCTTGAGGTACAAGTG GTATCGCATACAAAGTGATAGGAAAGTTGCTGTCTGTAGTGTCCATCCCTCTGAGCAAGCCACATTGCAGTGCCTAGGTTGTGTGAAGGCTAAAATACCTGTTGCTAAAAGTTACCATTGCTCTCCAAAGTGCTTCTCAGATGCATGGCAGCATCACCGTGTTCTGCATGACCATGCTGCTAGTTCtgtaaatgaaaatggaaatgaggAAGAAGAGATATTTGGCCGTTTCAATAGCACAGGGTCTGGAGTTGTTAATGCTACCTTAACTGGTTCAGCTTCAAGCGCTAGCTTGACAAATGGTTCTACATCTCTGTATCCTGCTGCAGTTACACAGAGGAGTGGTGGTGAAACCTGGTTTGAAGTTGGACGCTCTAAAACATATACACCCTCAGCAGATGATATTGGCCATGTTCTCAAGTTTGAGTGTGTTGTTGTTGATATGGAAATGAAACTACCTGTTGGACATCCCAATACTATTTTGACATCTCGTGTTATTCCTGCACCTTCCCCTATTCCTCGGCGCTTGATCCCAGTAAGCGGAACTGATACGATGGGACAGCTTGATTCGGATGGCCGTATTTCATCTTCTGGAACTTTTACTGTTCTGTCTTACAACATATTGTCTGACACATATGCCAGTAGTGAGTTATACAGTTATTGTCCATCATGGGCTCTTTCTTGGCCATACCGCAGACAGAATTTGTTGCGAGAAATTGTTGGTTATCGTGCAGACATTGTTTGTCTTCAAGAG gtgcaaaatgaccatttcgaGGAATTTTTCGCCCCTGAGCTGGACAAACATGGGTATCAAGCTTTATACAAGAGGAAGACAAATGAG GTTTACGGTGGAAATATCCATACAATTGATGGCTGTGCTACTTTTTTCCGTAGAGATAGGTTTTCTCATGTCAAAAAATATGAG GTTGAATTTAATAAGGCTGCTCAATCCTTGACTGAGGTTGCAGTTCAAACTACTCAGAAGAAAGCTGCTTTAAATCGTTTGGTTAAG GATAATGTCGCCTTAATTGTGGTTCTGGAAGCAAAGTTTAGTAATCAGGGAGCTGACAATCCTGGGAAGCGACAGCTTCTTTGTGTG GCAAATACACATGTAAATGTTCCACCAGAGTTGAAGGATGTCAAAATCTGGCAg GTGCATACCCTCTTGAAGGGATTGGAGAAAATAGCTGCAAGTGCAGACATTCCAATGTTGGTGTGTGGGGATTTTAATTCAGTTCCTGGGAG TGCTCCCCATTCACTTCTTGCTATGGGAAAGGTAGATCCACTGCATCCAGAATTATTGGTAGATCCTCTTGCGATTTTGCGTCCTCACAGCAAGTTGACTCATCAGTTGCCACTG GTTAGTGCCTACTCACCCTTTGCGAGAGGTGTTGGTCTTGGTTTGGAACATCAGAGAAGAAAAATGGACATCACAACTAATGAACCTTTATTAACAAATTGCACAAGAGATTTTATCGGCACCCTGGATTACATATTCTACACCG CGGATTCTTTAACAGTGGAGGCATTATTGGAACTCTTGGATGAGGATAGCTTGAGGAAAGACACTGCCCTTCCTTCTCCAGAGTGGTCCTCTGATCATATAGCACTGTTAGCTGAATTCCGGTTCCAGACAAGGCCTAGACGTTAA